Proteins found in one Plasmodium knowlesi strain H genome assembly, chromosome: 12 genomic segment:
- a CDS encoding eukaryotic translation initiation factor 2-alpha kinase 1, putative, with translation MEEKKTATEEKNLISAENIFHDICTLTLNKNIEIDIIQEGLLKKVIGDEESNSIQFLEESTNTQNDLTKLNAHLLVDKINWSLCKHELRYADIHIIVDFNKKKLSYSIDNSKIHKCYHYRITLLLDHITREELPFKDSILYLYKGINDKSSMTCLCWPDGKNVDKSLREDESKHDDILNSGEIGESKIFSTGEKFEEHMDWYEEKDNLFLHKNEDIEELRKAPISYSFDQKIIFSNKENDHSDDKQSHKSSQVKHPGREVTKRAEVNMAEVNMAEANMAEANMAEVNVADDLSSDVGADAENVKQVGKEKKMGDAILNGEVKKSCPDDKEEVLENFSNEECHPVGETADVDAEDTIKPGKVESDHKDGGTIFSMKDLEEISHFLRNDYMNKKGKGGNSFMMGSRAGKYVRENEKKKKKFMKIMNENIPLTLILSDKGNEICKELINKYSRYYRDFVEECVLGCGGFGYVMKVKNKRFNITYALKKITLCSSKKGECSYVHSSSDLMNENNRYIMEEAIMIAKLQHENIVRYYDAWVENNIDYYLYDEVENNYEHVSKKKKNYTHYMEEIVNMRQYYKEKKGIDINEKYLYILMEYCPGKTLREAIDCGFIYKNEKLLWELIKQILKGLHYIHDMKIMHRDIKPSNIFLQISENILTAKIGDFGLTTRIDNNTNNINPSAGTVNYISPEQINGEHFDQKADIFSLGVVFFEMFHEPFSTLMERSIVLSNLLKGIYPDYIKSDQKIFNFLSKLLALNPQERSCAYSLLHENFLFSFEKDFTEIYNLVENKRNCEEVHTIISTLFDRVENIKEESLIKKEDMGSFQGAKMFTEESDMKKCIKKKIITSLRKRGAIFLITPMILRNKYYTNLEHCHVDGSSSSNSISKKKDLKVDNIFINTNRNDNLDNLVYLLDIYGNSVTLRPSFFFAFSEYIYENIECYNRYNESNFFFKFYTSGCTYKYPTIRSKPTKKDPPAAIYPEEAEKIFYCILISSKNVYAQEELNYLSIFSNADILVSLSTLYNHSSCLSKLIFLWSYIDLLPLILHECLDIPPDLSEEISIHLKKNYPLLGNKANITPLLQKFKISTNNLSKVSDFVYSLFQLKCENGKADEYLNSLSKFISDDLSKTGVLLPPYKNFSSVCADKINACYSTSDIAIGGGIPSANTSGNVASNSIASGNLTSGANDVSPRRVNIQPEEKTNPNPIRKVKSLLLIDKVKKINSFIGTSSVMENTCFDLFLNYEESVFSNEIIFYVIAEGKNRDIVACGGKFDRVIQHMKNGGAIATGTVLSGDLDTSVGIIHDTGSRVGEDLGNCLESDTYYGVDYNTGDSSNESKVLNVKAYGVEIYVEKIFLKVTESNEKSALNVQSTGTLEKTQVFKNILPFPNHQNVFSCSTNLIQSPVNSSPFSYSSTKVVIQVHEMSNLLIAYDLSKKLLHKSIPSYIYFSANNSSTKKKIKNFKPNKIRFIISIKSSGNNISFDAHNPIKLNDVNYKIFNSKNEDYSFMQQEELINYLIKNV, from the exons atggaagagaaaaaaactgcgacggaagaaaagaatcTCATTTCTGCGGAAAATATCTTCCACGACATTTGCACCTTGACCTTGAACAAGAACATCGAAATAGACATCATCCAAGAGGG ATTGCTGAAAAAAGTGATAGGCGATGAAGAATCCAATAGCATTCAATTTCTGGAGGAAAGCACGAATACACAGAATGATTTGACAAAACTGAATGCACATCTTTTGgttgacaaaataaattggTCGCTATGCAAACATGAACTGAGATACGCGGATATTCACATCATAGTCGATTTTaacaagaagaaattaagTTATAGTATAGATAACTCAAAAATTCATAAATGCTATCACTACAGAATTACGCTTCTTCTAGACCATATTACACGAGAAGAACTTCCCTTTAAAGATAGCATTTTGTATTTGTACAAGGGGATCAATGATAAGAGTTCCATGACGTGTCTCTGCTGGCCAGATGGAAAGAATGTTGATAAATCATTAAGGGAGGATGAATCTAAACATGATGATATTCTTAATAGTGGTGAAATTGGAGAGAGTAAGATTTTTTCCACGGGGGAGAAGTTTGAAGAACATATGGATTGGTACGAAGAGAAAGATAATTTGtttttgcacaaaaatgaagacataGAAGAGTTAAGGAAAGCTCCCATTTCCTACTCCTTTGACCAGAaaatcattttttcaaataaggaaaatgacCACTCGGATGATAAGCAGTCGCATAAGTCGTCCCAAGTGAAGCATCCAGGGAGGGAGGTTACTAAGAGGGCCGAGGTGAACATGGCCGAGGTGAACATGGCCGAGGCGAACATGGCCGAGGCGAACATGGCAGAGGTGAACGTGGCAGATGATTTGTCCTCCGATGTGGGGGCAGATGCGGAGAATGTGAAGCAggtagggaaggaaaagaagatggGAGACGCTATCCTAAACGGGGAGGTGAAAAAAAGTTGTCCTGatgataaggaagaagtgcTAGAAAACTTTTCCAATGAAGAGTGCCATCCGGTAGGGGAGACTGCAGATGTGGACGCAGAAGACACGATTAAGCCGGGGAAGGTAGAGAGTGATCACAAGGATGGAGGAACAATATTTTCAATGAAAGATTTGGAAGAAATTAGCCATTTTCTTCGAAATgattatatgaacaaaaaaggaaaaggcggTAATTCTTTCATGATGGGAAGTAGGGCAGGAAAATACGTaagagaaaatgagaaaaagaaaaaaaaattcatgaaaattatgaatgAAAATATTCCTCTAACTCTTATTTTGTCAGATAAAGGTAACGAAATATGCAAAGAATTAATTAATAAATATTCGAGGTATTATCGAGATTTTGTAGAGGAATGTGTTTTAGGGTGTGGCGGATTCGGATATGTaatgaaggtaaaaaataaacgattTAATATTACCTATgctttgaagaaaataacttTATGTAGCagcaaaaagggggagtgCTCTTACGTACATTCCAGTAGTGACCTAATGAATGAAAACAATCGGTACATAATGGAGGAAGCGATAATGATTGCAAAGTTGCAACATGAAAATATTGTAAGGTACTACGATGCCTGGGTGGAAAATAACATCGACTACTACCTGTACGATGAAGTGGAAAATAATTACGAACATgtcagtaaaaaaaaaaaaaattatacacacTATATGGAAGAAATAGTGAACATGCGGCAATActataaggagaaaaaggggatagacattaatgaaaaatatctGTACATACTGATGGAGTACTGTCCAGGGAAGACGCTTAGGGAAGCCATAGACTGTGggtttatatataaaaatgagaaactCTTATGGGAGTTGATAaagcaaattttaaaaggatTACACTACATACATGATATGAAAATTATGCACAGAGATATAAAGCCTTCCaacattttccttcaaattagtgaaaatattttgacaGCCAAAATAGGAGACTTTGGATTAACCACCCGAATTGACAACAATACTAATAATATCAACCCATCTGCAGGAACAGTAAATTATATATCACCTGAACAGATAAATGGAGAACATTTTGATCAGAAGGCGGATATCTTTTCTCTAGGGGTTGTATTCTTCGAAATGTTTCACGAGCCTTTTTCTACTCTTATGGAGAGGTCAATAGTGTTATCTAATTTGTTGAAAGGAATTTATCCGGATTATATAAAATCAGATCAGAAGattttcaactttttatcaaaattgTTAGCCCTAAATCCGCAGGAAAGATCTTGTGCATATTCACTACTGCATGAAAACTTCTTATTCTCCTTCGAAAAGGATTTCACCGAAATTTATAACTTAGTGGAGAACAAAAGGAACTGTGAAGAAGTACACACCATAATTAGTACCCTCTTTGACAGGgttgaaaatattaaggaagaaagtctgattaaaaaggaagacatgGGATCTTTTCAAGGCGCAAAAATGTTTACGGAAGAATCGGATATGAAGAAGTGCATTAAGAAAAAGATTATAACTTCCTTGAGAAAAAGGggagccatttttttaatcactCCAATGATTTTACGAAATAAATATTATACCAATTTGGAACACTGCCATGTGGATGGGAGTAGCAGTTCAAATAGTATCAGCAAGAAAAAGGACCTAAAAGTtgataacatttttattaacacCAACAGGAATGATAACCTCGACAATTTAGTGTACCTACTAGACATTTATGGCAACAGCGTCACATTGAgaccctcctttttttttgccttctctGAGTACATCTATGAAAATATCGAATGCTATAATAGGTATAATGaatccaattttttcttcaagttTTACACTAGTGGATGCACCTATAAATATCCCACCATTCGAAGCAAGCCGACGAAGAAGGATCCCCCTGCTGCAATTTACCCTGAAGAAgctgaaaaaatattttattgcATTTTAATTAGTTCGAAGAATGTGTACGCACAGGAAGAATTAAATTACCTTTCCATCTTCTCCAATGCAGACATTCTGGTATCTCTCTCTACCTTGTACAATCATAGTTCGTGCCTCAGCAAGTTGATATTTCTATGGTCCTACATTGACCTTCTCCCTCTAATACTACACGAATGTTTAGACATTCCGCCAGATCTAAGTGAAGAAATAAGTATtcatttaaagaaaaattatcccCTTCTAGGAAATAAAGCGAACATTACACCCCTCCTACAAAAGTTCAAAATTAGCACCAATAATCTCTCCAAGGTAAGCGACTTTGTTTATTCCCTATTTCAGCTTAAAtgcgaaaatggaaaagcggACGAATATTTAAACTCTTTAAGTAAGTTCATATCTGATGATTTGAGTAAAACGGGtgtccttcttcctccttataAAAACTTTTCCTCCGTTTGTGCGGATAAGATAAATGCATGTTATAGCACCAGCGACATTGCCATCGGGGGAGGCATCCCCAGTGCGAATACTAGTGGTAATGTTGCTTCTAACAGTATTGCTAGTGGGAATCTCACTTCCGGTGCCAATGACGTGTCCCCTAGAAGAGTCAACATCCAGCCGGAAGAGAAAACAAATCCCAACCCGAtcagaaaagtgaaaagcCTTTTACTGATAGACAAGGTGAAAAAGATCAATAGCTTTATCGGGACAAGCAGCGTCATGGAAAATACCTGCTTCGATTTATTCCTGAATTATGAAGAAAGCGTGTTCTCAAAtgaaattatattttatgtaaTCGCCGAAGGGAAGAACAGAGATATCGTAGCATGCGGAGGAAAATTCGATCGGGTCATTCAGCATATGAAAAATGGGGGCGCGATTGCTACTGGTACAGTTTTGTCTGGCGATCTGGATACCAGCGTAGGCATAATCCATGACACTGGGAGCCGTGTTGGCGAGGACCTGGGAAATTGCCTAGAAAGCGATACCTACTACGGAGTAGACTACAACACGGGCGACAGTAGCAACGAGTCGAAGGTGCTAAACGTGAAAGCCTATGGAGTAGAAATATATGTAGAGAAAATATTCTTAAAGGTGACAGAGTCTAATGAGAAATCAGCGCTAAATGTTCAGTCTACTGGAACATTGGAGAAGACGCaggtttttaaaaatatcttaCCGTTCCCCAATCATCAAAATGTTTTCTCCTGCTCGACAAATTTAATTCAGTCTCCAGTTAACAGTAGTCCATTTAGTTACTCCTCCACCAAGGTAGTTATTCAGGTTCACGAAATGTCCAACCTGCTGATAGCCTATGATTTGTCCAAGAAATTGTTACATAAGAGCATCCCCTCCTATATTTACTTTTCCGCCAATAATTCaagcacgaaaaaaaaaataaaaaactttAAGCCGAACAAGATAAGGTTTATCATTTCTATCAAGTCCAGTGGCAACAATATCTCTTTCGATGCCCACAACCCAATAAAGTTAAATGACgttaattataaaatttttaattcgaAAAATGAGGATTACAGTTTTATGCAACAGGAGGAGTTAATAAATTACTTAATTAAAAACGTCTAG
- a CDS encoding shikimate dehydrogenase, putative codes for MNDMMKEDSQIKCKNIVSIYTIRMYLNGVIIGYIFRREIYRKFYVYKNDNLIFHCLKKGLCSVARSNGPPSTAHISPKCLSHHRKIRLASKLNFYNSRKSNKYICNFFPFRNLSNLKKNIEVSNFLASRLAFWTCFCTLTCWELNKVFENSVVSPICSGLAASAFNKIIFREYHKILIPGWLGCILSYIILI; via the exons ATGAATGATATGATGAAGGAGGATAGCCaaataaaatgcaaaaacaTCGTATCCATATACACCATTCGAATGTATCTAAATGGGGTCATAATTGGATATATTTTTAGACGGGAAATTTATAGAaaattttatgtatataaaaatgacaacTTGATATTtcattgtttaaaaaaagggttatGTTCAGTAGCACGCAGTAACGGTCCTCCCAGCACAGCTCATATATCACCCAAGTGTTTATCTCATCATAGAAAAATCCGTTTGGCTAGTAAATTAAACTTTTACAATAGTCGTAAGAGCAACAAATATATCTGtaatttcttccccttccgtAATTTAtccaatttgaagaaaaatattgagGTCTCAAATTTCCTCGCTTCAAGACTTGCATTCTGGACAT GCTTCTGCACTTTAACGTGCTGGGAATTGAACAAAGTATTTGAGAATAGCGTGGTTTCCCCCATATGTTCTGGTCTCGCAGCTTCTGCTTTCAA caaaataattttcaggGAGTATCACAAGATTCTCATCCCTGGATGGCTCGGCTGCATCTTAAG TTACATTATTCTCATTTAA
- a CDS encoding 1-acyl-sn-glycerol-3-phosphate acyltransferase, putative, with protein MEEPQKKRDKQSNVVIRFIGTVYIYFLIVLAMTLALVSQIVCFVLFFPLIICSKKARVTIFGYCFRISMSLILSPLNPFWKLKIIRKPKKGYNPSKTLLFINHLSSLDPWVMNSATVQWNVKYVFKASLFRIPIAGQALYLGGDIPIYFTKGKGGWEVKPGSVAEVMKTCKEYQNMNIGTVVFPEGTRSLSGQLQFFKPGFFKFAIENNCEILPCALHGTRNLWKVKSKLFEIGTAYLSFGEPFYPTPGMTVDELKEKTRNAIFELIKQFPDYDPETDKLATEMTRSRGHGL; from the exons atggaagaaccccaaaaaaagagagacaAGCAATCTAATGTTGTCATTAGGTTCATTGGGACCGTTTACATTTATTTCCTCATAGTATTAGCAATGACGCTTGCTCTTGTCTCGCAAATAGTATgctttgttttgttcttcccccTAATTATATGCAGCAAAAAGGCGCGCGTAACGATATTTGGCTACTGCTTTAGGATTTCCATGTCCCTTA TATTATCCCCATTGAATCCATtttggaaattaaaaataatcagGAAACCGAAGAAGGGATACAACCCATCCAAAACTCTCCTATTTATCAATCACTTGTCTTCTCTAGACCCGTGGGTAATGAATTCAGCTACGGTACAATGGAATGTGAAGTACGTTTTTAAGGCCTCATTATTCCGAATACCCATTGCAGGACAGGCATTATACTTGGGAGGGGACAttccaatttattttaccAAAGGGAAAGGTGGATGGGAAGTTAAGCCAGGAAGTGTAGCGGAGGTTATGAAAACATGTAAAGAGTAccaaaatatgaacataGGAACAGTTGTATTTCCAGAAGGAACACGTTCTCTTAGTGGACAGTTACAATTTTTCAAACCaggtttttttaaattcgcaATAGAAAATAATTGTGAAATATTGCCATGTGCATTACATGGAACTCGAAATTTGTGGAAAGTCAAATCCAAGTTGTTCGAAATCGGAACTGCGTATTTATCTTTTGGAGAGCCTTTTTATCCGACCCCTGGAATGACTGTCGATGAGTTGAAAGAGAAAACGAGAAATGCCATTTTCGAATTGATTAAGCAATTCCCCGATTATGATCCAGAG ACGGACAAATTAGCAACTGAAATGACGAGATCGAGAGGACACGGCCTGTAG
- a CDS encoding fructose-bisphosphate aldolase, putative, which produces MATVSEYKNAPLKLPADVAEEIATTAKKLVQAGKGILAADESTQTIKKRFDNINVENTVENRAAYRDLLFGTKGLGKFISGAILFEETLFQKNEAGVPLVNLLHDEGIIPGIKVDKGLVTIPCTDDEKSTQGLDGLAERCKEYYKAGARFAKWRAVLVIDPVKGKPTDLSIQETAWGLARYASICQQNKLVPIVEPEILADGSHTIEVCATVTQKVLACVFKALHDQGILLEGALLKPNMVTAGYDCTVKTKTQDIGFLTVRTLSRTVPPALPGVVFLSGGQSEEEASVNLNSMNVLGPHPWALTFSYGRALQASVLNTWKGKKENVAKAREVLLKRAEANSLATYGKYKGGAGGADAGASLYEKKYVY; this is translated from the exons ATG GCCACGGTATCCGAATATAAAAACGCCCCCCTCAAACTACCCGCAGATGTTGCTGAAGAAATAGCAACCACAGCAAAGAAGCTTGTTCAAGCAGGAAAGGGAATTTTAGCTGCTGACGAATCGACCCAAACTATTAAGAAAAGGTTCGATAACATCAATGTAGAAAATACTGTCGAGAACAGAGCTGCCTACAGAGACCTACTTTTCGGAACGAAGGGATTAGGCAAATTTATATCAGGTGCAATTTTGTTTGAAGAAACCCTATTCCAGAAAAATGAAGCTGGTGTCCCTTTGGTAAATTTATTACACGATGAGGGAATCATTCCAGGAATTAAGGTTGACAAAGGTTTAGTTACCATCCCATGCACTGATGATGAGAAATCAACCCAAGGATTGGATGGTCTAGCTGAAAGGTGTAAAGAATATTACAAAGCTGGTGCAAGATTTGCAAAATGGAGAGCTGTGTTAGTAATTGATCCAGTAAAGGGAAAGCCAACTGATTTATCCATTCAGGAAACTGCATGGGGATTAGCTAGATATGCATCAATCTGCCAACAGAACAAGCTCGTACCAATTGTTGAACCCGAAATTTTGGCTGATGGTTCTCACACTATAGAAGTATGTGCTACTGTAACTCAGAAAGTCTTGGCTTGTGTTTTTAAAGCATTGCATGATCAGGGAATTTTGTTGGAAGGAGCTTTATTGAAGCCCAACATGGTGACTGCAGGATACGACTGTACTGTGAAAACCAAAACACAGGACATTGGTTTCCTCACCGTGAGGACTTTAAGTAGGACGGTGCCCCCAGCTTTACCAGGAGTTGTATTCTTATCGGGAGGTCAatcagaagaagaagcatctGTCAATTTGAATTCCATGAATGTGCTAGGTCCACACCCATGGGCATTGACCTTTTCCTACGGTAGAGCACTACAGGCATCCGTCTTGAATACctggaaaggaaagaaggagaatgTAGCAAAGGCCAGAGAAGTGTTACTAAAGAGAGCAGAAGCGAACTCCTTGGCGACATATGGAAAGTACAAGGGAGGTGCAGGTGGAGCCGATGCAGGTGCATCCCTTTACGAGAAGAAGTACGTCTATTAA